The sequence GAGGCGCTGCTGCGCTGGCACCATCCCGAGCGCGGCACGGTCTCGCCGGTGGACTTCATCCCGCTGGCCGAGGACACCGGGCTGATCGTGCCGATCGGCGAATGGGTGATCCGTGAGGCCTGCCGGGCAGCGCGCGACTGGCCCGATCACGTGCGTATCGCGGTCAACGTGTCGCCTGTCCAGTTCCGCAGTCCGGGGCTGAAAACGGTGATCATAGGCCCTGGCTGAGACCGGCTTGCCGCCGCAGCGGCTCGAGCTTGAGATCACCGAGAGCCTGTTCATCGACAATCCGACCACCACGCTCGCCTCGCTGCACAGCCTGCGCGCGCTGGGCGTGCGGGTGGCGCTGGACGATTTCGGCACCGGCTATTCTTCGCTCAGCTACTTGCGCTCGTTCCCGTTCGACAAGATCAAGATCGACCGCAGTTTCATCGTGGACCTGCTCAGCAGCGACGGGGCGACAGCTCTCATCAAGTCGATCACCACGCTGGCCGAAGCACTGGGGATGGAGACCACAGCCGAGGGCG comes from Novosphingobium sp. 9U and encodes:
- a CDS encoding EAL domain-containing protein, with amino-acid sequence MPPQRLELEITESLFIDNPTTTLASLHSLRALGVRVALDDFGTGYSSLSYLRSFPFDKIKIDRSFIVDLLSSDGATALIKSITTLAEALGMETTAEGVEHADQLDILREQGCSQIQGFYFSKPVSEAEVVGMLGIGLEPALRKAG